A single Anopheles funestus chromosome 2RL, idAnoFuneDA-416_04, whole genome shotgun sequence DNA region contains:
- the LOC125760564 gene encoding neuropeptide F receptor, which yields MESVLTRFNLTLDNMTTLSSNIRQGLIEQYSNNRKVADPWYHILIVMYGTLIVFGATGNSLVVLAVARKPQMRTARNMFIVNLAVSDLLLCLVTMPLTLVEILTKYWPMGRLPFLCKSIGTLQATSIFVSTISITAIALDRYQVIVYPTRDSLQLMGAIAILTGIWIISIVLASPMFITRQLIHYDVNLPSLGIEYVSYCIEDWPIAYGRVYYSAFTLCVQYVLPILIVSVAYLRIYLKLKHRLVVGTASSTSGKPGEAKPVRERERGRRMQRTNYLLISIALIFGVSWLPLNLFNLFADLYVHAITQDIMVAYAICHMAGMSSACSNPLLYGWLNDNFRKEFNELLCRSSSGGPGGSGGPGGSGGHSNGSRANGAAATAGRTKLARTATDGGAEDRTLPELTQHRPSHWINQSEVLTDNDEEQQKLCESNEHQEQEQLCSRVNEC from the exons ATGGAATCCGTGCTGACCCGCTTCAATCTAACGCTCGACAATATGACAACGTTAAGCTCCAACATACGGCAGGGGCTTATCGAACAGTACAGCAACAACCGTAAGGTGGCCGACCCTTGGTATCACATCCTGATCGTCATGTACGGTACCTTGATCGTGTTCGGTGCGACGGGTAACAGTCTGGTGGTGTTGGCCGTCGCCCGGAAACCACAGATGCGAACGGCTCGCAATATGTTCATCGTGAACTTGGCCGTTTCCG ATCTACTGTTGTGCCTAGTAACAATGCCACTGACACTGGTGGAAATTCTTACCAAGTACTGGCCGATGGGTCGGTTaccatttttgtgcaaatccATCGGCACGCTACAGGCAACGAGCATCTTCGTATCGACCATCTCCATCACCGCCATTGCATTAGATAGGTATCAA GTAATTGTTTATCCAACACGCGATAGCCTTCAGCTAATGGGTGCCATCGCCATCCTGACCGGTATCTGGATCATCTCGATAGTGTTAGCCTCACCGATGTTCATCACCCGGCAGCTGATCCACTACGACGTTAATCTGCCGAGCCTCGGCATAGAGTATGTGTCGTACTGCATCGAGGATTGGCCGATTGCGTACGGACGCGTGTACTATTCGGCGTTCACACTCTGCGTACAGTACGTGCTACCTATATTGATAGTTTCCGTCGCATATCTGCGAATCTACCTAAAGCTAAAGCACCGACTGGTGGTCGGTACAGCTTCCAGCACGAGCGGGAAACCCGGTGAAGCGAAACCGGTACGGGAGCGGGAACGTGGCCGAAGAATGCAACGGACCAACTACCTGCTGATCAGTATTGCACTAATCTTTGGCGTTTCCTGGCTACCGCTAAATCTGTTCAACCTGTTCGCCGATCTGTACGTGCATGCCATCACCCAAGACATTATGGTGGCGTACGCGATCTGTCACATGGCTGGCATGAGTTCGGCCTGCTCGAATCCGCTACTGTACGGTTGGTTGAATGACAATTTTCGGAAAGAGTTCAACGAACTGCTCTGCCGGTCGTCGTCGGGCGGCCCGGGCGGATCGGGCGGCCCGGGCGGATCGGGCGGTCACTCGAATGGAAGCCGAGCGAACGGAGCAGCTGCCACAGCCGGACGAACGAAACTTGCTCGAACTGCGACCGACGGTGGAGCTGAGGATCGAACGCTACCAGAACTAACGCAG CACCGTCCGAGCCATTGGATCAATCAATCCGAAGTGCTTACAGACAACGACGAGGAGCAGCAGAAGCTTTGCGAATCGAACGAACACCAGGAGCAGGAGCAGCTTTGCTCAAGAGTGAATGAATGCTGA
- the LOC125766001 gene encoding uncharacterized protein LOC125766001 encodes MPASAVILSSRRAILLVSLDRHEKFLLDFLPERDAIEIETRITKFDQLSIDLEKIQGQLEDLAITEEEIAHNAALRDDFEPRLIRAHSQLKAKRVHVPRSISSTPNAGPSPLVGIKLPTIALPEYDGDYMQWLTYRDTFEGLIHDNPDLPPIQKFHYLRASLKGEAAKVIESITISAANYEIAWKILTERYSNEYLLKKRHLQALFGMATMKRESASTLHHLVDEFERHKKTLNHLVRALLDSASQPDLMSTRLAQRLALKLDTVNVTLIGAGHSSTPVRKSVRAKISSRTGQYQLNADFLIVDNLIGDLPAHDVRTAEWQIPPNFMLADPQFNKSAPLDLILGARHYHAFFQSGAQYKISYNLPVLIESVFGWIVTGSASACNDNTETSNASSVVCMSTLEESLERFWKVEELQIRDGYSPEERYCEKLYQDTTQRDDTGRYIVRLPKQPDFEEKLGLSKLSALRRFTMLERRLERDPHIKAAYHEFMHEYLELGHMSLIQAPADDESAYYLPHHPVFKASSTTTKTRVVFDGSAKTSSGYSLNEALCVGPAVQDDLLDIILRFRTYKVAVVGDIAKMYRQILLHPDDRKYARICFRFDAHSPIQYYELNTVTYGLSPSSFLATRTLQQLANDEGTTYPVAASALKSNFYVDDFIGGADSIESARRLRIGTQSALQFIPDETVKTLGVSWEPEHDVLSFESAIDTDTARPTKRSILSNIARMFDPLGLISPIVVRAKILMQELWLQKAGWDDLVPDSICKKWKNIQQDWPLISGFKIDRYALLPGSKLQLHTFCDASEAAYGACIYVRCESEQGEVRTTLLSSKSRVAPLKRVTLPRLELCAAVLGAHLYDRVKKAMGLHAAEAFFWSDSTVTLKWISASPNTWATFVGNRVSEVQHYTHPRQWRHVPGSTNPADLVSRGMSAADFLQSKLWSCGPEWLALPASNWPNCNPEPAEDTNLEIRQVSAAYVNTITNRLH; translated from the exons ATGCCAGCGTCTGCCGTCATTCTATCGTCCCGAAGGGCAATTTTGCTGGTCTCGTTAGATCGCCACGAGAAGTTCCTCCTTGATTTTCTCCCGGAACGAGACGCTATCGAGATCGAAACGCGCATAACAAAGTTCGACCAGCTGTCCATTGACTTGGAGAAAATCCAAGGTCAGCTAGAGGATTTGGCAATCACCGAAGAAGAAATTGCGCACAATGCCGCTTTACGCGATGATTTTGAGCCGCGCTTGATACGCGCACATTCCCAGCTAAAGGCTAAAAGGGTGCATGTTCCTCGAAGCATTAGTTCCACACCAAACGCTGGCCCGAGCCCCCTAGTAGGCATTAAACTTCCCACCATCGCGCTTCCCGAATACGATGGTGATTACATGCAGTGGCTAACGTATAGGGACACTTTTGAGGGCTTAATACATGATAACCCCGACCTACCGCCGATCCAAAAGTTCCACTATTTGCGCGCATCCTTAAAGGGAGAAGCCGCTAAGGTTATTGAATCCATCACCATCAGTGCCGCAAACTATGAAATAGCATGGAAAATACTGACGGAGCGTTACTCTAACGAGTACCTGTTAAAAAAGCGTCATTTGCAAGCCTTATTCGGAATGGCCACCATGAAACGGGAAAGTGCCTCAACCCTTCACCATCTTGTCGATGAGTTCGAGCGGCACAAGAAAACGCTAAACCACTTGG TGCGAGCACTATTGGATAGTGCCTCGCAGCCTGATTTGATGAGCACCAGGCTTGCTCAGAGGTTAGCGTTGAAACTTGATACGGTCAACGTAACGCTCATCGGTGCGGGTCACTCTTCCACCCCGGTGCGGAAATCGGTGCGTGCGAAAATTTCCTCCCGAACGGGCCAATATCAGCTGAATGCTGATTTCTTGATTGTGGACAATTTGATTGGGGATTTGCCAGCACATGATGTGCGCACCGCCGAGTGGCAAATTCCGCCGAATTTTATGCTTGCCGACCCCCAGTTTAATAAGTCGGCACCGCTCGATCTTATCCTCGGTGCCCGGCATTATCATGCATTTTTCCAGAGCGGGGCGCAATATAAAATTTCGTATAACCTTCCTGTCCTCATTGAAAGTGTGTTCGGCTGGATCGTGACCGGCTCAGCATCAGCATGTAATGATAACACCGAAACTTCCAACGCATCTTCCGTCGTCTGCATGAGCACGCTTGAGGAATCACTCGAGCGATTCTGGAAGGTGGAAGAATTACAAATAAGAGATGGTTACTCCCCCGAAGAAAGGTATTGCGAAAAATTATACCAAGATACAACACAACGAGACGATACTGGTCGTTATATTGTTCGTTTACCAAAGCAGCCTGACTTTGAAGAAAAGCTGGGTCTTTCGAAATTATCAGCTCTACGACGTTTTACAATGCTCGAAAGGCGCCTAGAACGCGATCCTCATATTAAAGCGGCATACCATGAATTCATGCATGAATATTTGGAGCTAGGGCACATGTCGCTGATACAAGCTCCAGCTGACGACGAATCAGCATATTATCTGCCGCACCATCCCGTATTCAAGGCGtcgagcacaacaacaaaaaccagggTGGTGTTTGATGGATcagcgaaaacatcatctggaTACTCGCTCAACGAAGCGCTATGTGTCGGCCCTGCAGTGCAGGACGATTTGTTGGACATCATTCTACGATTCCGCACGTATAAGGTGGCAGTTGTTGGAGACATTGCTAAAATGTACCGCCAAATACTACTGCATCCAGACGATAGGAAGTATGCCCGCATTTGTTTCCGGTTTGATGCGCATTCaccgatccagtattacgagcTGAACACCGTAACCTATGGGTTGTCCCCATCATCCTTCCTTGCAACTCGAACCTTGCAGCAGCTTGCAAACGATGAGGGAACCACATATCCTGTTGCCGCATCCGCTCTGAAGAGCAATTTCTACGTGGACGACTTCATAGGCGGTGCGGATTCGATCGAAAGCGCTCGGCGTCTACGA ATCGGCACACAGTCAGCGCTACAGTTTATACCCGACGAAACGGTAAAGACTCTTGGAGTTTCGTGGGAGCCAGAACATGATGTTCTATCATTCGAGTCCGCAATCGACACCGACACAGCACGTCCTACTAAAAGAAGCATCCTCTCTAACATAGCCCGCATGTTCGATCCGCTTGGCCTGATTTCTCCCATTGTCGTACGAGCCAAAATCTTGATGCAGGAGTTGTGGTTGCAGAAAGCTGGTTGGGACGATCTTGTTCCTGATTCTATctgcaagaaatggaaaaatattcagcAAGATTGGCCACTCATATCCGGTTTTAAGATCGATCGCTATGCGCTGTTACCTGGTAGTAaattgcagttacacaccttcTGTGACGCATCTGAAGCAGCTTACGGGGCCTGCATTTATGTTCGTTGCGAAAGTGAGCAAGGGGAAGTTCGCACCACTTTACTTTCATCCAAGTCGCGAGTGGCACCACTTAAGCGTGTCACACTACCTCGACTGGAACTGTGTGCTGCAGTATTAGGCGCTCATCTTTACGATCGAGTCAAGAAGGCGATGGGACTACACGCAGCAGAAGCATTCTTTTGGTCCGATTCTACCGTCACGTTAAAGTGGATCAGCGCCTCACCTAACACGTGGGCAACGTTCGTAGGCAACCGAGTATCGGAGGTGCAGCATTATACTCATCCTCGTCAGTGGAGGCATGTTCCCGGCTCAACTAACCCTGCCGATCTCGTCTCACGCGGCATGTCAGCAGCAGATTTCCTGCAGAGCAAGCTTTGGAGTTGCGGTCCGGAATGGCTAGCACTACCCGCCTCCAACTGGCCCAACTGTAATCCTGAACCAGCTGAAGATACGAATCTCGAAATTCGTCAGGTGAGTGCTGCCTATGTAAACACCATCACTAACCGATTGCACTAA
- the LOC125760574 gene encoding uncharacterized protein LOC125760574 — MTQGYGAISVGVLLLLAFVCQSAVGEPDPGPAGAGPTPTKLDDYVLNTQSECYKSKRLLSCFKYRFSRYLWSFATGRMNWFASENQAVENTGGLKLVRLNEPKEDDVFPEARQINPYDSELIRGAKFLQRSLNTFIASHGVQVGMGAESGARFLADEDFEARGKKQKQRKWSLILPLAVMLKLVHLKLLLKPILLGVGLIQVLLIAGGLLLFHFFRNTNICKIQPHVIHAHSHISSESSPELSYAAYGAYPSYSASPYNAYSKDWASNRAYSGYSFLDAIDNHKI; from the exons ATGACGCAAGGATATGGTGCGATTTCAGTCGGAgtgctactgctgctagcATTTGTCTGCCAGAGTGCGGTCGGTGAACCAGATCCTGGACCGGCCGGTGCCGGCCCTACACCAACCAAGCTCGATGACTACGTGCTCAACACCCAGTCGGAGTGCTACAAATCGAAACGGTTGCTGTCCTGCTTCAAGTATCGCTTCTCCCGGTACCTTTGGTCGTTCGCAACCGGGCGCATGAATTGGTTCGCTTCGGAGAATCAAGCCGTGGAAAATACTGGCGGTTTGAAGCTGGTACGGTTAAACGAACCGAAGGAAGACGACGTGTTCCCGGAGGCGCGACAAATAAACC CGTACGATAGCGAGTTGATAAGAGGTGCCAAATTTCTACAACGTTCCCTCAACACCTTCATCGCTAGCCATGGTGTGCAGGTCGGCATGGGTGCGGAAAGTGGGGCCCGATTTCTGGCGGACGAAGATTTTGAAGCGCGCGGCAAGAAGCAGAAGCAGCGCAAATGGAGTCTCATCCTACCGTTGGCGGTAATGTTGAAGCTGGTACATCTGAAACTCCTCCTCAAGCCGATCCTGCTCGGTGTGGGACTGATACAGGTGCTGCTGATTGCTGGCGGTTTGCTGCTATTCCACTTCTTCCGCAATACGAACATTTGCAAGATTCAACCGCACGTCATACACGCACATTCGCATATCTCGAGCGAATCCAGTCCGG AACTGTCCTATGCCGCGTATGGAGCGTACCCGTCCTATTCAGCCTCCCCGTACAATGCGTACAGCAAGGATTGGGCCAGCAACCGGGCGTACAGCGGCTACAGTTTCCTCGATGCCATTGATAATCATAAAATCTAG
- the LOC125760583 gene encoding golgin subfamily A member 7, with protein sequence MATVRMSQPGTPATTQPNYMKVFIQRDYSEGTSVKFQNRFPPELESRIDRHTFESTMNKLNEYFAEAEKGSCSTYCEGCLACITAYLIYICTETHYEKCLRKVSKYIAMQNERVYNPKGLQITDPVYRGLRVIEISILDRPGRT encoded by the exons ATGGCCACTGTACGAATGTCACAGCCGGGCACTCCGGCCACCACCCAGCCAAACTACATGAAAGTATTCATCCAGCGGGATTACAGTGAAGGCACTTCGGTAAAGTTCCAGAACCGCTTTCCCCCCGAGCTGGAGAGTAGG ATCGATAGACATACCTTCGAGAGCACCATGAACAAACTGAACGAGTATTTTGCAGAGGCAGAGAAAGGTTCTTGCAGCACATATTGTGAAGGTTGTCTGGCCTGTATTACAGCTTACTTGATTTACATATGCACGGAAACACACTACGAAAAG TGTCTCCGGAAGGTATCGAAGTACATCGCGATGCAAAATGAACGGGTATACAATCCAAAAGGGCTGCAAATCACGGACCCGGTGTATCGTGGGCTGCGTGTAATAGAAATATCCATACTCGATCGACCTGGGCGCACGTGA